The following coding sequences lie in one Gouania willdenowi chromosome 5, fGouWil2.1, whole genome shotgun sequence genomic window:
- the LOC114464101 gene encoding LOW QUALITY PROTEIN: caM kinase-like vesicle-associated protein (The sequence of the model RefSeq protein was modified relative to this genomic sequence to represent the inferred CDS: inserted 2 bases in 2 codons) yields the protein MPFGCLTIREKKDYHNPSDVTDKYDMGQMLNREEEFCEIFRAKDRTSMKMYTCKKFLKKDGRKVRKAAKNEILILKMVKHPNILQLVDVFETKKEYFLFLELATGRENVFDWILDQGYYSERDTSXVVRQVLEAVAYLHSMGIVHRNLKLENLVYYNRLKHSKIVISDFHLAKLENGLIKDPCGTPEYLAPEVVGRQRYGRPVDCWATGVSSFVHTVSVLSGNPPFYDETDDDDYENHDKNLFRKILAGDYEFDSPYWDEISDSAKTLVSRLMEVDQDQRLTAQEAISHEWISGGAASXQNIKEHVCAQIEKNFARAKWKKAVRVTTIMKRLRVPEHSESRAANPGGVTTPDPAGVTPSDPAGVTPSDPAGVTPSDPAAPQATADPLRASLCCGLRRV from the exons ATGCCATTTGGCTGTTTAACGATTCGGGAAAAGAAGGATTACCACAATCCTTCAGACGTGACGGATAAATATGACATGGGGCAGATGTTAAATCGTGA gGAGGAGTTCTGTGAGATTTTCAGAGCCAAGGACAGAACATCAATGAAAATGTACACGTGTAAAAAGTTCCTGAAAAAGGACGGGAGGAAAGTACGCAAGGCCGCCAAGAATGAGATTCTAATCCTGAAAAT GGTGAAACATCCCAACATCCTCCAACTGGTGGACGTGTTTGAGACCAAAAAAGAATACTTCCTGTTCCTGGAACT AGCAACAGGCAGAGAGAATGTGTTCGACTGGATCTTAGATCAAGGATACTACTCAGAGAGAGACACCA AAGTGGTGCGCCAGGTGTTGGAGGCCGTCGCCTACCTGCACAGCATGGGCATCGTTCACAGAAATCTCAAG CTGGAGAATCTGGTTTACTACAACCGCCTAAAGCACTCCAAAATCGTCATCAGCGACTTCCATCTGGCCAAGTTAGAGAACGGACTGATCAAAGACCCCTGTGGGACTCCAGAGTACCTGG CTCCAGAGGTGGTTGGTCGACAGCGCTACGGCCGACCCGTGGACTGTTGGGCGACGGGGGTGTCATCGTTTGTACAtactgtgagtgt GCTGTCAGGAAACCCTCCCTTCTACGATGAAACTGATGATGACGATTATGAAAACCATGACAAGAACCTGTTCCGAAAGATCCTAGCGGGAGATTATGAGTTCGACTCTCCATACTGGGACGAGATCTCTGACTCAG CAAAGACTCTGGTGTCCCGTCTGATGGAGGTGGATCAGGACCAGAGACTGACGGCTCAGGAGGCTATCAGCCATGAATG GATCTCTGGTGGTGCAGCTT AACAAAACATCAAGGAACACGTGTGCGCACAGATAGAGAAGAACTTTGCCCGAGCTAAATGGAAG AAAGCAGTGCGTGTTACCACCATCATGAAGAGACTCAGAGTTCCAGAGCACAGTGAGTCCAGGGCGGCCAACCCTGGAGGTGTAACGACCCCCGACCCTGCAGGCGTGACACCATCCGACCCTGCAGGCGTGACACCATCCGACCCTGCAGGCGTGACACCATCCGACCCTGCAGCTCCACAGGCCACCGCTGACCCCCTGCGTGCCTCCCTCTGCTGCGGCCTCCGGAGAGTTTAA